From the genome of Nicotiana sylvestris chromosome 1, ASM39365v2, whole genome shotgun sequence:
ttactgatttcctcaaATGCTGCTGCTTTATCATATTCCGTTTTATCATCATACTCtacttcttggattattatttcagaattagattggcttttaggACTTGGCCGaaaattcctcatgcatgtcatgtaaTTACAACCAGtataaaaagaactatacaaaagaaaaacaaaatgaaagaCTTATTAGGAATACTAGAAaacgggaaattgcatttcattaaaaataaaaggatagaagggtttgaacatcaaaacaagcaaaaactaaaaatctggattacaaccctggaataacccagataatagaaaggaaaacaaaacagactaccaaaactccttcctggtggggagaagagtagcttcccaattcCTAAGCTTCACGTTTGGCCCAACGAGCTGCACATCTGCTTTACTATAACCTTtaccaacttctaccatattgacctcATCGAACAGACTCTGGAACCTCTTGGTCAGCTCTTCATCAACATCGACCACAGGTTTTGGGATTGATGAGGTTGGAGGTTTTTCAGCCCCTGGCTTGACAAAAGAGTTAGAGATATGTGGGACAGGCTTGGGGAGTGACCATACCTTCTATTTCGGGGTTTTAACCCTTTTCACGTCCTTCTCTATgggcatgaatcccaaaccaaatgtaccagGATTTCCACTGGGGCGCACTGGATGCACAATACCCTGCAAAGATGATCCCAGACCCTTGCCAgtcacaaaaccattcttcaatatTTCATTCGCTACCATGACAGACGCAGAGGATAGCTTAGGACCcggaatgcattttccttcaggaaTCTTCTCAAGAGACGTTGTTTCAAAAGTTTGATAGACccaaggtcccttatcatcttcagcttTAATAAACGGAACAATTATGTCATTACAAGCAGAGAAGTCCTCATCActgtgcacaactatttcctgcctATCCCATTTGAACTTCACTATTTGGTACAGAGAAGACGGGACTACCTTAGCAGCATGTATCCAGGGCCTgtccaacaacagattgtaggagacagccacatctaacacttggaattccatggtgaactcaactggccctatcgaCAATTCGAGCATTATATCTCCAACAAAGTTTTTACCTCCCCCATCAAAGCCTCAAACACACACACTGTTCATGTGGATTTTTTCGATGCTGATATTCAATTTTCGAAGAGTAGACAGGGGGAAAATATTCGCACTGAGCCATTGTCAACTAAAACCTTTGAGATAACAGAATCTTCACACTTCAACGTGAGATAAAAAGCtcggttgtgttctgtaccctccatagGAAGTTCATCATCTGAGAAAGTGATCCTGTTTACTTCAAAGATCTTTCTAGCTATATTTTCCAAGTGGTTCACTgtgattttttcaggaacatgtgcctcattcaaaatcttcatcaagaccctacgatgttcatctgaatgtaTCAGCAAAGATAAAAGAGAAATCTGAGCTGGTGTTTTCcgtaactgctccacaatggaataatccagcactttcatctttttcaggaactcctcagcctcttctttgGTGACCAATTTCTTTACTGGCATTTGGCTATCCTTGAATGGCTTGGCTTTCCTTAATTCTTCTGGGGTGAAACATCTCTCAGAACGAGTCAATCCTCCAGTTTCATTAACTTCTTCCtctatttcctttcctttgtatgtcactatcACTTGTTTGTAATTCCACGGAATAGCCTTGGCATCAACCACTGGCAGCTGGGTCACTGATTTAATGATGATAGGGGTGATAGGAGTCCCCTTCACAACTATGACAGGCTTACTTAGAATCCCTAGCACTACCACTTTTGAACTTTTCGAACCTAACCCAATATCTTTCAAAGTCCCTTTCACGACCAACACCGGTGGCTTTAAATTGAGCGAGCTTAGCTTTTCTGTCGCCCCTTCAACTATCAAGGGCTTTGCTTTGGTTGAGTCTGGAGCTTTAACCAAATTACTTTCactggcccgaatcatcatgacagacTTAGAAGACTTCTTGGGCTCCCCATCCTTGTGAACTATCTAGATCATGTTCGTTTCATCATgggctggcaatgggttctgattgattTTGGGTGCTTCCAAAGTTTGGACCACAATCTGATTTGTGTCGATGAGCTCTTGGATGGCGTTTTCCAAATGCCAACACTTTCCGTATCGTGCCCtggagcaccagaacaatatgcACGGCTGAGGGAGTAATatagattctttggaggagggtttggcaattttgACTCGATTGGCCTCAACACATCCATCTGTCTCAATCTTTGGAATAGACTGGTATTAGACTCCCCAAGCGAGGTGAAAGTTTTCTTCCGCTGCAGCCTTTCATTTCTGAATACTGGCTTAGGTCGAAAGCCTGGACCGGCAGGGTTTCGATATGTTTGTggaggtgggtaggcattttgtggaacTGGGTAGGTATTCTGTGGGGCTGGGGTATGCCATTGTGGGTAAGAAGGAGATTGAGTGTATGATTGGGCGTGGTGGACATGGTATTGAGGTGGCTTGACAGAATACTGAGGGTCTGGTGATGGAAAGTAATGTTGAGGTGGATTATAtggggtttgggtgtaggttcggggatagggtcgaggctgggtgTAATGGTGTGGTGTACCCCTCGGACCATGCCACGATCCCGAGACAACCATtgcaacatcttctttcttcttctttcctatTACTCCGCCAGTACCATTCTGAATTACTTAGGTAGTTGCTTTGATAGCtgagtagctcatgatcttgctcgatttaagaccttcttctaccatacttcccatcttcactacctcattgaaagacttacctatggccgatatcagatgaccaaagtaagtaggctccaaagCCTGAAGAAAGTACtctaccatttcactttcctCCATCAGAGGGTTGACTCGTACTGCCTGTTCCCTCCAACGATAACCATATTCCCTAAAACACTCACCAGGCTTCTTCTCTATCTTAGTCAAAGATAAACGATCTGGAATGATTTCTATGTTGTATTGGAAATGCCGGgagaatgcttgggccaaatcatcccaggtataccatctgctATGAAtctgacgagtgtaccactctaatgtcgtgccactcagactctggctaaagtatgccattaacaactcatctttcccatcaactcctctcattttgctacaaaatcccctTAAGTGGGCCACGGGGtctccgtgcccatcatacaagtcaaattttggcattttgaatCTAACAGGTAACTGGACATCAGGGAAcagacacagatctttgtaggctacactcacttgacctcccaacccctgcatgtttctgagcgactgttccaggcttctcaccttcctgaacatctcctcatgttccgcgttcttgggtggtttctcagtttcaacatgaggctcaaagtgaggagtgtaggagtaaggaTCTGGGACTTTTAAAGTGGGCTCTGGGGCATAGTATTGGTATTTAGAGCTGGGAATAcgggctcactagaggatcggtggaCGGTAGCTTGTAGAGGGGGTAAAAAAATAGGAGCAGATGTTGGAGCAGGGTACGAGGTTGTTTTGGCTAGTGGAGCATGACAATTTTGGGTCGAAGTGCCAAGGTAGTTGTGGTAAAGGTTAAAGCCCGGTGCGTGTTGTGGGGAAAGATCAACGGCATTAGGCATCTGGGATTGGGAGAGTGGTGGAATGGAAGCAGGATTTTTTGTGTAGTTGGTAGGGAATGAGGGTGGAGGGTGTCCCTTAATCCAGTTCTGATACATTTCCGCCATCTGATGCTTCAACCTTCGAACCACCTCTTGCAGTTCCGATTCCGACTCAACAATCTCCCTTGGTAGGTCTACAACTCTTGTGTCTgtttctttgctagccatgactaTTTGGCGCTTTGacctggtgttgtatggatgacttgCCAGGATGCCAACAAACTAACCGCCTTCCTGAAAATCGAATGAATATAACAGAggaaaacaacacaaaaccactATGTTAGCGTTAGGGAATTTATCAGATAATAATATCACATTACGTGTGATACACCTAGCAACAATTAGCAGTTCTACATTGGCTTTGAGGGTCATAGGGTCATatgacatcatcccaatttgctcatttcaatccttgcttctctttcttttcttgcaCCTTTTATTACATATCATTTTCTTCCCACTCTTTTCTCTTGGTCTATCactctctttttttaaaaaaaaaaacaaaaaatgatttgatcgaacctgacgtaggttgcctatgtatcatgtccctcatgaatcagaccaagcgtagttctggaaaaaTGATGGAAggtaaactaaaaataaaatcttttttgggatttttcatttaaaaactTTTCGATATTAAAATACAATGGGAAACACGATAATGAAAGACCTGACAAACTCAACTACACTAAGACAGACTTTGACACTACCTAAAGGACTCAGTACTCCTAGACACGACagtaaaagacaacataagataatctcaaaACACCTAAATAGAATGACTCTTCAAGCTGCTCGTGAATGTGACGGTCCTGGCTGGGACAAGTCTAATGAAATTCCGGATGGCCCTATCAATCCTGTCGAATCTAAGCTCTGTATTATACCCTGCAAGGACACCTCGAAGCTGGGAATGAGAATCCTGGAATGTGCGCTTGCATCTAGAAGGCTGACTCTAGTAAGGTACTCACGGTGTTGTCCCATGTTCTCTACCAACCCTGCCAACTGTGATCTCAATGACTGAAGTATAGCTCGGACCCTGACTCTCTCTGCTGCGTGAGCCTCCTCTGCCTGGGTAAATTGATCCATCAACTATCTAAGCAATATCCATGAGGTGGCCTCCTCGTCAAATACTCCTCTAACACGTAAGGGCAATGACCTGCTAACCCCCCGCTGAGTAGACCGTAGCCACATGAAGTACTCATGGGTATACCCAGGTGAATGCGGGTCAGCTGCTAAAGTATCTCTACCCATCTTCATTGCATGATGCTAATAGGTCTGGATGTCGACCTCCCTGTGAGGCATAATGTCAAATTCCCTAATGAAGTCACGAGAATCAGGAGTGTAGGGGACTTCTTGCCGCCTTCCTAACTGACGCATCACTCTAGCAGGGGTATATGGTCTAGTATACCAAAGTCCAATCAGTACCAAGAAGTCTTGCATGCGAGATCCTGCTAAGATCACATCCAAATCAATCCAAAAGTATGACCACAAAATCTTCTCTTCAGTCAATGATCCTAAGTAATCAATCCAAGCATGGACTCCGAGTGGTAAGGCAAACTTATCGAACGTCATTCTATGCTCGATACACTTCACTCGATCTCTTAGACAACGGTCAATCACATCTTTCTCAAACATGGTGGCGGGATGTAAGTGTTCCATCATCCATAGTTGCAGCAACAAGTTGCTTCCTTCAAAGAACCTCTCACCTTCTCGAATCCTAGTCAAAGCACGATAGATTTCTACCAAAATTGTCGGAACCAAGGTGACCTTACTACTGTGTTTATCATGGAAAAGTGCAAAGTCTATTGAACCCAGATGTGTGCTAATATGTCTACCCTCCAAAGGAAATACCAGGAGACCCAACAATGCAATAGCGAAGACCATAGGACGCCTCTTCTTCCAAGAATCATATGATATGGAAAATTCATCTACGAAGGTCTCATACCCGGTAGGACGAGCAAACCTCTCAAACAAAAAGTCCAAGGGTACCCAAGATTGATCCAGACATCCCATGTGGTTTTTTTCCAAATCCATCCCTATGATCTTAAGGAACTTTGTGCTTGAATGAGCCCTTGTGTAAATCAAATCTTTGTCTAGGTATGGCAAGCGAGTTAACCCAGCTATCTCAGCTAAGGTGGGTGTCATCTCAAGATCCCCAAACTTAAATACCATCCATGCGGGTCCCAAAATGTCAACATTGCTTATACAAGGTCGGGATGGGGGGTGATTTCCATCAATGAAATAAGAGTCCCTACTTTATCCATCAAATCATGTTGCTCAAGTAATGTGAACATGTTCCACCATTTTACTAGTCTTCTAGGGACTCTGACCACCATTGACACTCTAGCCTTGGTAAGTGGATCCATACCTGTTGAGAGGAATATGGCTAAATAAAGTTAGTGACTCAAGACACTATGTGGTGTTGACATCTCCTAtcggacacatgcaagacataactggggctattattgcaaaaatggCCTATATGGCCAAATGAGTCTAAAAATGCAATACTCAATTAGGAAGACCTCTACGACATGGAAACACCTCACGAAGACCTATACATCCCCCAACCTCTTTAGGAATCCAGTCTCCAAAATTACACAGCGGTAATGACCTCACTTTGCAAAAATGACCGATTTGGCCAAGAGTGGCTAGACACGCAGATGCAGCGGGGATGGACCTTGAAATAATATGACACCTAGTTGCGGAATCAAGATGCTAAAACATGGGTCATTGAGGTACCTTTGCAAAAATGGCCCCATTTTGCAGGAACGGCCGATGTGGCCAAAGGTGGGTAGatatgcaagatttggctaagactcCACGaaaccaagaacctaagactcactaggaagatcggaccatatgtgggttgcctacgtatcccgccccgaaagacgagaatcaggtatgcgtagttcgggaagattggacaTGGGAGGaagcttttttaaaaaaaaaattcaactaatttggaaaaattatattttttttgtctttttgaaaaatgatgaatgtaaaatcttttttggtttttctttcttttctcctttttttgatttttggaaaaattataaagaaaaatGTGAGTGGACCCTACTTTCTTCATTTTATACCTCACCCTCTTTTTATCtcattggtctgccaaatgacccttttacccctaAAGAGAtgcagcatttagcacatagaGATGATTCAATGTCTTTTTGGGCCATAAGTCCATTTTGACATAATTTGGATAGGACTCCTACAACGGGACACGGTGCTTGGGACCGAACCCTGCTAGGTTAAatgatatgatgcaaataagcatgaCCTAAAGGCTTACCTACATTTGGGGTTGACTcgacaaggcaattcggggcggCACTTGGTCGATGACGACTGCTCTAGCTGTCCGCCAACTCCACGCTCCCATGCCACCCCCTAAAGACACGGGTGA
Proteins encoded in this window:
- the LOC138872081 gene encoding uncharacterized protein, which produces MQGLGGQVSVAYKDLCLFPDVQLPVRFKMPKFDLYDGHGDPVAHLRGFCSKMRGVDGKDELLMAYFSQSLSGTTLEWYTRQIHSRWYTWDDLAQAFSRHFQYNIEIIPDRLSLTKIEKKPGECFREYGYRWREQAVRVNPLMEESEMVEYFLQALEPTYFGHLISAIGKSFNEVVKMGSMVEEGLKSSKIMSYSAIKATT